From one bacterium genomic stretch:
- the argJ gene encoding bifunctional glutamate N-acetyltransferase/amino-acid acetyltransferase ArgJ, giving the protein MKLEVPGFKAAAVAADIRGKGDGRLDLGLVFAGDGASVAAVFTTNAVAAPPVAICRERVADGTARAILVNSGNANCMTLSQGREDALKLSGRIAGLLGVSEDDVLPCSTGVIGQRLPVGRMIDALEPLVDGLSPDGIGSFSMAILTTDTGPKRSSREISLDGGTVRVVGVAKGAGMIAPDMATMLCYILTDGAVDPGNLRDILVPAVDRSFNAITIDGDMSTNDTVILMASGKGPEVREASDLKLFAEAVSQVCEELADMIVADGEGATKVVTVRVSGAVHDDDARRAARSIAESLLVKTALAAADPNWGRIAAAAGYSGAVINPGRIALSIGDVTVLEDGEILGGYDESEAVKVMKRDRYGIGITIGDGPGTATIKTCDLTEEYVRINCEYRT; this is encoded by the coding sequence ATGAAGCTTGAAGTCCCTGGTTTTAAGGCAGCGGCCGTTGCGGCCGACATACGGGGCAAGGGCGACGGGCGTCTGGATCTCGGCCTCGTGTTCGCCGGGGACGGCGCTTCGGTCGCAGCTGTTTTCACCACCAACGCGGTCGCGGCCCCTCCCGTGGCCATCTGCCGTGAAAGGGTGGCAGACGGGACGGCACGGGCTATCCTGGTCAACAGCGGGAACGCGAACTGCATGACCCTGTCTCAGGGGAGGGAGGACGCGCTGAAGCTGTCAGGCCGTATCGCCGGGCTGCTGGGTGTTTCCGAGGACGATGTCCTGCCCTGTTCCACCGGGGTTATCGGCCAGAGGCTGCCGGTCGGCAGGATGATCGATGCGCTCGAACCGCTGGTGGACGGTCTCTCCCCGGACGGAATCGGGTCCTTTTCCATGGCCATCCTCACCACCGACACCGGACCCAAGAGATCGTCCCGGGAGATCTCCCTGGACGGCGGGACGGTCCGGGTCGTCGGGGTCGCCAAGGGCGCCGGCATGATCGCCCCCGACATGGCTACGATGCTGTGCTACATCCTAACCGACGGGGCCGTCGATCCCGGCAACCTGAGGGATATCCTCGTCCCGGCGGTGGACAGGAGTTTCAACGCCATCACCATCGACGGGGACATGAGTACCAACGACACGGTGATCCTCATGGCTTCCGGAAAGGGCCCTGAAGTCAGAGAGGCTTCCGACCTGAAGCTTTTTGCCGAAGCAGTGAGCCAGGTTTGCGAGGAACTGGCCGACATGATCGTGGCCGACGGCGAGGGCGCGACGAAAGTAGTGACAGTCAGGGTCTCCGGCGCCGTGCATGATGATGACGCGCGGCGGGCGGCCCGGTCCATCGCCGAGTCGCTGCTGGTCAAAACGGCCCTTGCCGCCGCCGACCCCAACTGGGGCCGGATCGCCGCCGCGGCCGGTTATTCAGGCGCCGTGATCAACCCCGGCCGGATCGCCCTTTCCATCGGAGACGTGACGGTCCTGGAGGATGGAGAGATCCTTGGCGGATACGATGAGTCGGAAGCCGTCAAGGTGATGAAACGGGACCGGTACGGGATCGGGATCACCATCGGTGACGGCCCGGGGACGGCGACGATCAAGACGTGTGATCTTACGGAGGAATACGTTCGCATCAACTGTGAATACAGGACGTGA
- the rpsB gene encoding 30S ribosomal protein S2 codes for MAVITMKQLLEAGVHFGHQTRRWNPKMKKYIFGARNGIYIIDLQKTLRQFKESYRFIRELSAGGGKIMFVGTKKQAQEAIFEEAQRCGMPYVNHRWLGGMMTNFATIKKSVGRLKKYETMEVEQNWGGLTKKEILNLTKEKEKLSMFLEGIKDMGKLPEAMFVIDPKREEIAVKEARKLGIPVIAVVDTNCDPDMVDHVIPGNDDAIRAIRLFASKVADAVIEGQQLVGAGEVGMVEAPAGEEQPAPVAPETAVEAPAPEEAVVDQAVPVETAPARKVTEEPVRDEAEVKENEEEKA; via the coding sequence ATGGCAGTGATCACCATGAAACAGCTGCTGGAGGCCGGCGTCCATTTCGGCCACCAGACCCGCCGCTGGAACCCGAAGATGAAAAAGTACATCTTCGGTGCCCGGAACGGCATCTACATCATCGATCTGCAGAAGACCCTGAGGCAGTTCAAGGAGTCCTACAGGTTCATCCGGGAGCTGTCGGCCGGCGGGGGCAAGATCATGTTTGTAGGTACCAAGAAACAGGCACAGGAAGCCATCTTCGAGGAGGCCCAGCGGTGCGGCATGCCCTACGTGAACCACAGGTGGCTCGGCGGCATGATGACCAACTTCGCCACCATCAAGAAAAGCGTCGGCCGGCTCAAGAAATACGAGACAATGGAAGTGGAACAGAACTGGGGCGGGCTCACCAAGAAGGAGATCCTGAACCTGACCAAGGAAAAGGAAAAGCTCTCCATGTTCCTCGAGGGGATAAAAGACATGGGCAAGCTCCCCGAGGCGATGTTCGTGATCGATCCCAAGCGTGAGGAGATCGCCGTCAAGGAGGCCCGCAAGCTCGGCATCCCTGTCATCGCCGTAGTGGACACCAACTGTGATCCTGACATGGTCGACCACGTTATCCCGGGTAACGACGACGCTATCCGGGCCATCCGCCTGTTTGCCTCCAAGGTCGCTGATGCCGTGATCGAGGGCCAGCAGCTGGTGGGTGCGGGTGAAGTGGGAATGGTCGAGGCTCCCGCAGGTGAGGAGCAACCCGCTCCCGTAGCGCCTGAAACGGCTGTTGAAGCTCCGGCCCCCGAGGAGGCTGTTGTAGACCAGGCCGTACCCGTGGAGACGGCTCCCGCCCGGAAAGTGACTGAGGAACCAGTTCGGGATGAGGCTGAGGTAAAGGAAAATGAGGAGGAGAAGGCATGA